The genomic interval AATATGGTATTTTCAGTTTAAGATTGGAAAACCAGGGAGCAGACATGGGGTGAGTCCTGCATCCTGTCCTCTAATGGTTTCCAGATTGGGGCCTAAAGTAATGAGAGGGATGTAGAGGGTACCGAAAAGCAGGCTCATATACCTCCGTAGCAGAAGGACCCACTGAGAAATCCCACCACAGTCTTCCAAAACTGGAAGCTTTACAAATTCCTGTGTAAGGGATGAAACTGATTTGGTAAATGAGTCTTATCTTAACATATTTTAGTAATCCAAACTTTACTCTTGAAACCTACACAAGCAGCAGAATAATAAACTCCTTAAGTCCTAGCCCTACAGCATGAAGTAGCTGAAATCACCCTGGGACATGAATGAGGAAACCCAGGTTCTAACTTGAGACTGGCCACTTTATAGGGTGGCAGGTCAGTCTACCATTCTGTGCctaagtttcttcatctataaagtgaaaataatatgTTCACCTACCTCACTGAGTAATTTTGAGAACcaagtgagataatatatgtaaaaatgctttgaaaaattataaaggtatatatagatataaaatggtatttaatGACAGCAGCATCAGAACCCATAAGGTCCacctcaaatatttatatttgtgagtAAATAATTAGGAACAGTGGTTTTTAATCAGAAACTACTTTGTGAAACAGAATTATTCTTTCCTTATAGTTTGAAGGCAGTTTAATCATTAATCACATTAACCTTGAAGACAGAAAGTTCTGAattcaaatcccaactctgccaccagcagtgtgactttgggcaatatTTTAATTACTCTGGATCATACACACAGTGAGGATACTAGATTTTTCGTGAGGACCCAATGAAATAATGCATTCAAAATGTTTGATAGAGTGCCTTGCATGTAGTAAATACTCAGTAAACATTAGCTTTAAAAAGTATCAAACATTTCTTGAGCGCTTGTGATGTGCCAGGCCTACGCTGGGAAACGAAATGAAAAGACATGGTCCTGTTTCAAAGAGCTAACAGTTTGGTGGGGAAACATacatacaaattaaaaacaaaatgctcACTACTCAAATGGAAAGCCAGGTTaggaaatgaatttataaatctGCCTGGAGAGACAGGTAAATAGAAACCTCCCTAGAGGAGGAAGCATTTGACTGAAGACTTGACTGGGGAGTGGAAGGCTTGGTGCTTTTCATTTGGCTTTATCTTTCCCCTCAGGTGTTTGAAGTCAAGACTCATGTTTATATACTTGTTAGCTTTCTGGTGATTCAACCTAAACATTCTGGTGACTTCATGTGGTGTGGTGTCAGAAGCTCATTTTACATGTAAAacatctgttttgttttcatttcatagACAGCTTTAGAGCTGtacaaacaactttttttttttttagcaagagacagagacaggcagggacaagacaggaagggagagggatgagaagcatcaacttgttattgcACTCtttagttcattgctttctcatacatgccttgactagggggtggggtggtggaagGGAGCAcagactttgggctttaagccagtgacctttcgcctgaccaggcagtggcgcagtggatagagcgtcggactgggatgcagaggacccaggtttgagaccccgaggtcaccagcttgagcatgggttcatctggtttgagcaaaagctcaccagcttggacccaaggtcactggctcgagcaaggggttacttggtctgctgaaaggcccgtggtcaaggcacatatgagaaagtaatcaatgaacaactaaggtctcgcaacaaaaaactgatgattgatgcttctcatctctctctgtccctgcctatccctctctctgactctctgtccctgtaaaaaaaaaaaaaaaaaaaagccagcgacttttgagctcatgtttatgatcccatgctcaagcctacgagcccacgctcaagctggtgacctcagggtttcgagcctgggtcctctgaatcctaggctaatgctctatccactgcgccactgcctggtcaggtggtacaAACACCTTCTTGCATAGGTTATAGATTGGTTCCCCCACGTGAAAGTGTTAGGACCCTTGGTACATGTTGGTGATCCCATtaaagagagaaggcaggaaggacTTATAACCACCTGTCTCTGGAAAAGCTGGAGTGATGGGAATAACTGGGTAAGGAATAAAACATGGAAAGCACAAGGATTTATTCAGCTCCTAGAGAATGGAAAATTGACAGATAGCTGTCCTTTGTCCACATGCAAATGTGAAAATACAGAAAGCTTTATATTGGCCAGATACCTTTCTACCAAACaagtttctttcttatttcaccACATATGTTAGCGTATGTGGTGTTAGCAGTTTGGGAGTTAAAGATGTTGCGTTGAGTAGAAGAAATTTCACACTTGTCttcaggctttctgcttcctAAATCCTGGCTAAATCCCTCATCTGAACAACATATAGGGAGATGTTAAATGCTATGTTGTTTCTACACCAGTAACTGCCATGTTAGAGAAATTTAATTGACATAGGATAGAAATCATTTGTTACTTTATAAAAGTCATGTACTCTTATGAATCTAGAGTTGGAAGAGCCTTAAAGAGCTTATGATTCAGCCTCTTCCtttcaaaatgaagaaactgtGTCCCAGAAAAGCTGAGCAGGATTGTTCCAGGCAGAGTCCTCTTATGGGGTTTTTGTCAGCATTTTGCATGAGGGTGATTTGAAGAGACCCATAGTACTTTTCAATTGCAGTAGACATAAGTGAATTGTATTTCTCCCCATATTAGCTGAAGATACAgaccaaagcaaagcaaagcttTGGTAAGTCCCAAGAGGAAGAGCAGCCAGTAATACTGAAGTTATTGTATTAGACCCTGTGATTGGTGCTTAGTGGAAGTGAATGGATTCCAATCCACTCAAATTTAGGGCACCTGGCCCGGAACTTTTAAGTAAGAGCCGTTGTCAACAACATCAAAACAGCCACCAAGACTGGGTAGTACCTTGACCCAAAGCCAAGAGACAGTAGGGCAGTACCACAGAAAGTCTGCAGACATGATATCCACCTCGATGTGTACATTGAAAGAGGAACTGCTGCATTCTGTGGCCAGAATGTAATGTTTGTTGGAGCGATCCCCTCTGGAGAAACTGTAGCAGTTGGCAGGACGTGGAAAAGCCATCTTTAGCCTGCAGGAAGAACATTTCCTTCAAACAACTATTTGGAAGCAAGAGTGCATGGCAGTTGATAAGCCAAGCCACAGATAGGCAGATAGCCACAAGCTCAcccaccctttccttccttcccccagaGGGATGCCCACTGCACCGCTGGCACGGAGCAATGCCCCGGCCTGGAGGACTCATCCCACCCTCATGGTAGAGGGTCTCCACGGAGTGCATTTTCCTACCTGTGTTTCTCGGGggccctccttcccccctcccatcCGGCCCCTTTTCCCACGGggctgggaaggagaggagggctgTGGCAGGTGCGAGCACTTCGTCTGTCCGGCTGGTCCCGGAGGGAAAGGGTAGCGTCCGCGGCGGCGCAGCAGAGGCCCCCGACTCTCGGCCCTCCCCACGACCACCTCGGCCGGGAGCCCGGTTCGTCCGAGGCGCGGCGTCGGCGCACTAGAAACCCACTAGGCCGCGCGCGCCGCGGCCCCCGCTCGGGCTGCAGCTCGCTCCCGCGGTCCGCTCGCTCGCGGGAGCCCGGGGACGCCCGGGGCCCAGGGGCGGTGGCGGCGAGACCCCGCCCCGGCCCGCCAGCTCGCGCCTATCGCGGCCGCCGGCCTGGTCACGCGGAGAGTGTCGGTGCGGGCTCCAGGCCAGCGCTCCGCGGCTGCCGGAGTCGCGGCGGGCCGGCGGGGCGGGGTGGAGGCTGGAAGGTAGAAATAGGGGCGGGCGGGCCGCGGCAGTCTCGCAGCCGAGCAGAGCAGACCTGAGCCACGCCGAGGGCGCCGAGCGAGGCCCCAAGCCCTGAGCACCCATGCTGCTGACGCTGGCCTCGGGCTCACTCTTCTTCCCGGGGCTCTTCGCGCTCTGCACCTGGGGGCTGCGCCGCGCGCGGCCCGAATGGACCGAATACGACTGCGTGATGATCAGCACCAGGTACGCGGCGAGGCCGGCGCCGTGCGCCCCACCCGGCCGCGCGCGGGCTGCCCAGACCCGGCCGCGCGCGGGCTGCCCAGACCCGCCCGTGCCCGCCTCTGCGTCCagtgagggagaaaagggggggcCGACAGGAAGCGAGGGGGCTGCCTCCCTAGCTCCTTGCTCCTCTTCGCagccctggccagggctctgggaaGACCCTCTGCGTCTTGTCCCGGAGGGCGAGGGGAGCAGGGTGGAGGGCTGCCCACGCTGTTCAGAATGGGGAGGGAAGCCTGCAACACATCTGCCAGTTCCTTTGGGGGTCGGGAGTGTGGAGGCGGCTCTACCATTTTCCTCCAGGCGCTGGCAGCCTAGGGGAAAGTCAGGTTGAGGAGGTTTGGCTTTATGCTGTTCACAGGACTGGATTGAACGcgctccccacccacccaccccccttttttcttttctgccgcACATTAGGCTGGTTTCTTCAGCGCAGGCTGTGTTGGCCACCGGATCGGGGATCGTCATCATCTGCTACTGTAGAAACGTGATCACCGACAGGTAACATCCAAAGCCAGGTGAAAGAAGTAAAATATCATCGCTGAGCTTTTTCGAAGTTTGCACATATAGCAGTACAGGCTGTTGGATAGCCGATTAATGGGAAAACTTGGGCACCATAATTagttccctcttcctttccttacCTCTTTCTGCATGGCCACCATAGAAGAAAGTAAaccaaagaaatatatacaaGAGATTGACAGCGTCTAAGCCTGATATAAGGTGGCAAGTGAGAGGACAGCGTGGTCCATTGATCCAAGTTCTTTATCTGAGAGAtacttttgaaaattattcaGAAGTGAGAGTGTGGCTTTTGGTGTTCTACTCTGGAGCATTGATTGCCAAGATATTTGCAGTGTGGTTAGCAGAGCCTTACAAATgctgctctttcctttcctttggatTTGCTGAAGGCGGTGAAGAGGTTTCGGGTGTTTTCAGAAaactgatttgtgtgtgtgttagagttCAGTCCAGCTGCAGGTCAGGAAATGTGTATCCAGTGAAACAAATCATGAAGTCTACTTTGTATAGTATGTATAGTATTTATACCTGGCCAATGGTGATGTTTTGAAGCCATTTTTCCTAGAAccactctcactttctctccgTTAAGTTGAAAAGTGGTAGTCAGTGTACAGGGAGACTGTTCCTGGTTCTTTTCTCGTGTTGATACCGCAGAGTGTCCCTCTTTTCACCTGTTGAGACTGCAGTGGGAGAAGAGCCAGAGTCGGGTATCTGTCTCACTGGCCTGCAGACTTAGTATCTGGATCTTACTTGGGATTAATGCTGACATCATGATTTTTACACTTTTCATGGTGATGAATTGTAGATGCTGAGAGGAGACAGGCCAGATGACTGATTGCATGTCTAACACATTTGCTTGGCtgggtttgatttttatttatttatttaaaaaaattttccattgatttgagagagaggaagtagggggtggggagagaaaaaaagcatcaactcattttcctacttagttccatttagttgtgtactcattggttgcttctcatatgtgccctgacctgggatcgaacccatgaccttggtgctcTGGGAGGATGTTCCAttaactgagccacctggccagggccgtccatttttattttatttttatttttattcagtgggagaaagggaggcagagagacagactcctgcatgcaaccagaccgggatgcacttggcaagcccactgggagtgatgctctgcccatctggggcattgttctgttgctcagcaaccaaactcttcttagcacctgagttgaggccacaaagccatcctcagcaccctgagaCAACTCACTCCAAGCCATGCCtgtaggaggagagggggagaaagagagaagcaagagggggagggggagagaagcagatgggcgcttctcctgtgtgccctgacccggaatcgtccagacctgggacatccacatgccaggctgacactctaccactgtgccaccggccagggccccgtttttaatttaattgagcATTTTGTTATCATGAGGCAAGCTCCCTCACTGCCCTCACCCAGCTTGTCAGATCAAACTTGAAACCAGCCTCTTTTGCAAAGATTAAGACACTATCTTGAGCTGACATGAGGGCAAGCGGCAGGCAAGCACTACACATTTCAGAAAAGATATTTGTGCACAATTAA from Saccopteryx leptura isolate mSacLep1 chromosome 2, mSacLep1_pri_phased_curated, whole genome shotgun sequence carries:
- the TLCD3A gene encoding TLC domain-containing protein 3A isoform X3; amino-acid sequence: MLLTLASGSLFFPGLFALCTWGLRRARPEWTEYDCVMISTRLVSSAQAVLATGSGIVIICYCRNVITDRDLGESWGTSLLAASSLQN
- the TLCD3A gene encoding TLC domain-containing protein 3A isoform X2 gives rise to the protein MLLTLASGSLFFPGLFALCTWGLRRARPEWTEYDCVMISTRLVSSAQAVLATGSGIVIICYCRNVITDR